The following DNA comes from Scyliorhinus canicula chromosome 26, sScyCan1.1, whole genome shotgun sequence.
AAAGGAGGCTTTGCACTAGATGTTTACTTTGATTTGCCACATTCACGCAAGTCCAAAATTATCAAAACAAATTTTCCCTCTCCATCAGGTCTAACACCCGAAGCTTCAAACAGTCACCCAGTAGGCAACATGGGCGTTCTATGTTTACACCAAaacatgtaaaaaaataaaaaaaagaattgcaaagTAGCTCTATTAGTAAAAATATTACTGCTTTTGGTTTTGAAGAAAAACAAACAGCAATGCTGCTGCATTGGTCATCCATTTTGAAATTGTGGCAGAGTTTGGGTTCTGAAGCTTCTGGCTCATGGCCTGATCAGCAGTACATTAGTTTACATTCTCCATCCAGCCATGCTTGCGTCCAAGTTTCCCATTCCCATATTCGGATTTGGATTGTTGGAATATCCACTGGCTCCCATACCACCATAACCTGGAatttgaagaaaaataattgaacTTGCGTCCAGATGACATTTGCCACAAACCCCAAGCTAcattactacatttagattacaTCATGCATAACTGTGTAAAAAGAGGAAGCATTTTTTCAGACCAATGGCAGCTATTTACTTCCAACCAATTATGAGCTCCAACCATGATTAATTTTCCCAATAACCGTCTCCAAAGCAAAATCTATTGATCAATACTTGAAACCACATCAGTTACAAGGAACTGCACCTACCGTATCCACGTGTATTTCCAGTATTTCCATATCCACCATAGCTATTTCCCATATTGCCATAGCTATTTCCCATACCCTGGCTGTTATGCCCATAGCCTCCTTGATTGCCTATGCATCAAaagaaaatttaaatttagatatttcaatctttcctcacgtTGGTGATCAAACTGCTCCGACGTCTTAGCATTATACTTATACTTAGCATTGCCCCAGGCAGTGCCCAAAGGCCTACCTTCAGTGGCGCAGTGCTGAGATTCAGTAGCATTGTCACAGGTATCAAATAGCTTTCCTTCAGGGGTCCAATCATTATACCCTTTCTTCTCAAAGGAAAAAAGATGCCCTACAATAAATTTTGCAGTGAGAAGAATGAAGTGGCACTTTCAATCACCCTCTATTGAAAACAACATTCAATATATGTGGTCTTCACAGCTCTTTTGTGCTCTGTTCATCCACACGCAAGTTGCCGACATTTAAACTGACTGCTTGCTTGCAGAAGTCTAAAAGCACATAGACATGTGTTGGTCAGTGCGACTAAAGGAGAAATTTAATGATATGGTGAGGAAAGAATAAGTTTGGTTGACCATAAGGGAACTACTCAATCATATGCAATGGGGGCAACACCCAGCATTTACACTAAATACCTGGTACTAATGCCACAATCTGCCCCATCAATTTTAATCCAAGCATTAAGTTGGTTAGCACCAGCTGGAAGCTAATGTGCTCCACATTCAAGCATTTGTAGAGGATCAACATTTctccattttgatccatggatgtagCAATAACGACAGTTTAGTATAGACAACAGAACAACCATCCAGATAAGTGTTATTTCAACTAGAAATCAAAACTTAGGAGCTAGCTAATATGTTCAAAACATAGATTGGTTAATTAAAGAAAAATTGGAAATTGGATTCCTCCACCTCgacaaataaaatgaaaatcgcttagtgtcacaagtaggcttcaatgaagttactgtgaaaagcccctagtcgccacattccggcgcctgttcggggaggctggtacaggaattgaaccgtgctgctggcctgccttggtctgctttaaaagccagcgatttagccctgtgtgctaaaccagctgatgCATTCAGAATAAGACCACCTACAATCTATGTAGAAATCTGCAAATCAGTTTGCTCATGCTACCAGATGTTGTATTCTTCGTTACCAGATGTTGCATTCTTAAAAGCTTGTTACAGTGAACATTAATTGATTTAAATGCAGAAATCTGATGGATCACCTGTTGCATAATGGTCCATACCCATGCCCATGGCACCCATTCTGTGATTTCCATATCCACCAGGCCCACTTCCCATGTTGGCTGTTGAATCCAGGAACAACTCAATATACCGATGTTCTATAATCAAGAAATTTTCATTAATAGATTGATAACTAATCAATAATTGAGGTCCACTCGTTTGCATGTCAGCAATTACAGAACAGCACCACAGCCAGTCAATGCAATTTTTATAAATTCCGAAAGTACAAAAATACAAATAATACAACTGCAGTCTCAAGCCcaaaactcctttttaaaaaaaaaaacaaattaaggggcaattagagcAGCACGATGGCAGTCActcttcatgtggagtttgcacattctctccgtgtttgcgtgggtttcgcccccacaacccaaagatatgcagggtaggtggattggccaagttaaattgccccaagatccacacaaacacggagagaatgtgcaaactccacatggacagtaactaggaccgggatcgaaccagcgCCCTCAGTGCcacgatgcagcagtgctaaccactgcaccaccatgctgcctttaagTACAGAATTCCAACACGAAAATCTTAAATCAAAGACAAATACTTGCTTAACCATTTGAGTCAAACATCAACCATGAGAAACGAAAATGAGCACACAAGTATTACTGGAAATGTCGGAAATATAAATAGTCCTTAGGGTCCAACGCACTCAGATGCTTCTTGACCCGAGTATTTCTAGCATTCTGCACTTTCAGATGAAATTAACTAGTCAGTATGCTCTTATGCAGGGTCCTTTTCAAGGACATCACAATATGAAAAGCAACAAAAGAAACAAACTAGTTTCACATTGTTACAATTGAGGTTTACAGATCTGTTTTCAGTTTTGGCTTATGGTTCAAGATTTTGGAACTGTAGCTTTAATTCAAGGAAATGGAGGGGGGTCAGGTCAAGTTGAGGTGGCTTGATTCACTTGCTCAGACCAACGGTAGGAATGGATCAGTTTACTGAGACAGTGGCGAAAGATATTTATGCAAGTAATCTTGAGTATATGATGATTATACTAGAGTCCCTCAAGGTCCCAGGTGTTAGTGGTTTTAAGCACACTcaattattcatgtatttgcaaaATCAAAGTAGTTGAAAGTTGGGGTCCAAAGTAATTAGCATGCTTCTCAATCAGACTACAGATTTGTGCGCTTCAACGCAGATTGACCACAAGAGCTTCTGAGGTTTTTAAAGCGAGATGAGAAAATTCACCTGTGCTTCGAGCAAGAGGGCCAGGGCACAGGAAAGGCAGTTCTGGGATTATATCGGTCCACTGCGCCACCAGTAAAAGCCACCTTAAAAAGTGGGGCCGCATTGCAGTTAgccatgctgcccctcagtgccagggacttggCAGACCTGTCTGGAGatggcactttctccctgtgtttgtgtgggttgccttcacagtccaaagatgtgtaggttaggtggattggtcatgatcaattgcccttggtgttcaatGATTAGATGGAGTGGGCCTAGCTACGCATTGTGGGAGATTTTTCCAGTTGTGCTAAGATTAATGGAGAATTTGTTCTGTAGCTGAAAGTTGCCGATGAAAATTAACGAATCATTTTTTCAAAGTAAAATCTGGATGTTGTTCTTTCAGCTGGTAACTGGGAACAAGTCCGACTTTCTCTAAAGTTCAGCCTCGACAGATCACACCAACAGATAAACCAGGGACATGATTTGTATATGTTGATACACCTAGCAAGGTTAACTTTTTTTTGAGACAAACTAGTGTCATCCTTTATTGAATTTAGGAAACACCGTTGGTAACATAGTTAAGACTTTTGTTCCAAACATCACAACAAATTACTCACGCATATGTGCTTTATCTTTGGACATGGCAGCAACTGCATCTTCATGAGTAGCAAATTCAACATCAGCCTCTCCAGTCAGGCGACCATCAGAACCATATTCAAAGTTGATCTTCACAGGAATCAGTGGTGAAAAAAACTGTAGGAAACCAGAGTTGCAGTTGTAACAGATTATTCAAGCCCCATTAAATAAGCAAAAGAAACCTGGGTTTTGGCAATGTTCAGTGAGAGTGAGCACTGGTACTGGAAACAATTTGATTTTGAGCTCCAAGGAGCCAACCAAATTATTCATCGGCATTAAATAAATTTGTACTGCAGAGCAGTCAGATAAGGAACCAAAGACAAACACCAATTCAGTCAGTTTGTGAAGTGAAAAACCAATACAAGAATGAACCGTATGTCACTCCTGCTCCATTTATAGATGCACTACAGGAATCTTACATTCGAAGTGGAATGCAATCGATGGGATTTTTTTGTTGGCAAATTTTCACCGATGCTCCTTGCAGTGATAGGTTCAACCTAGAAttaccccaccccaacaccttgaCTTATGAACAATCTCCCAAAAGTCTCACTTACGTCAGCAACATCTCCTTCAGAAGCTCTGAACGGTAATCCTCTCATGTGGACATAATGACCCGTACCATTCTGAAAAAGAGGACCAGCATCTCCAGCTCCACCATAACCACGGCTGCCCATGCTACCACCCATGCCTGTATGTCAAGAATACAGTTAATCATCTGTGCACAACTCCATAAATTAATGACGGTTTACATATCCTACTGTCAAGCCCAAATTAAATACTTTTTGACATGCAACTCCATTAGCAATTAATTTAACCCATGGGGTAAAACAAAGTATTTGTCCACATTTAAGTGTATCATAAAAGCTTCCTTCACCTACCTCTATCCATCATTCCACCACCTCTGGAATTGTGCCCATATGCATCACGGCCATAACCATAGTTATCATTATAACCATAATCGTCAAAGTTGCCATAGCCTAGGAGAAAACACAATTCAGCAGTCCAACCAAAACACAAGTTGTATCTAGCGAGATGCCCTGTGGGGTTTCGCGATCTATTAACGTAAACACTGATCATTTTAAAAGGCCGGTTCCACATCTAATTAATCTGCAACATCGTACAAAACAGATCTGGTGCAAATACCTGGAATGAAGTATTCATGAACTTTAAACAGACCATGCCAATCCACTTGATTAATTAAAAATTTGCCAGACACCTAGCTTTCCATGCTCTTACCTCCACCATATGAAGATCCTCTGCGTGAACGATCAAACATGTCTCCTCTCATTGGCCCTGGACCACCACCATAGCCAGTTCGTCCACCACCCCCCATTGGTCTATCATAGGGTCCTGGTCGCTGTCCCATTAACCTTCTTGGAGGATCATGATAAGCTCGAACCTCACCTTTACTGCTTCTGAAGATTTCAATGTACCTAAACAGCCACAATGAATATATTTACCTCATGGTTTTGATTATATTTCAATTTATTGACAAATATGTTAAACTACTGCAGATTCCCCTGGTGAAAAgggtttcaattccagccattTCCCCAAGCACACATTTCAAAGTTGCAATAGGAAAATTGAAGCACGAGTAACAATTCTGAAGTTGGCTGTAAAATATGAAAATTTAAACACTCGT
Coding sequences within:
- the LOC119957503 gene encoding heterogeneous nuclear ribonucleoprotein H3-like isoform X1 translates to MDEDFVVRVRGLPWSCTADEVLHFFSDCKILNGTGGIHFTYLREGRPSGEAFVQLETEEDVKRALAKDRESMGHRYIEVFETKATEMDWALKHANPNQPESTSDGTVRLRGLPFGCSKEEILQFFTGLEIVPNGITLPVDYQGRSTGEAFVQFSSKEIAEKALGKHKERIGHRYIEIFRSSKGEVRAYHDPPRRLMGQRPGPYDRPMGGGGRTGYGGGPGPMRGDMFDRSRRGSSYGGGYGNFDDYGYNDNYGYGRDAYGHNSRGGGMMDRGMGGSMGSRGYGGAGDAGPLFQNGTGHYVHMRGLPFRASEGDVADFFSPLIPVKINFEYGSDGRLTGEADVEFATHEDAVAAMSKDKAHMQHRYIELFLDSTANMGSGPGGYGNHRMGAMGMGMDHYATGHLFSFEKKGYNDWTPEGKLFDTCDNATESQHCATEGNQGGYGHNSQGMGNSYGNMGNSYGGYGNTGNTRGYGYGGMGASGYSNNPNPNMGMGNLDASMAGWRM
- the LOC119957503 gene encoding heterogeneous nuclear ribonucleoprotein H3-like isoform X2, translating into MDEDFVVRVRGLPWSCTADEVLHFFSDCKILNGTGGIHFTYLREGRPSGEAFVQLETEEDVKRALAKDRESMGHRYIEVFETKATEMDWALKHANPNQPESTSDGTVRLRGLPFGCSKEEILQFFTGLEIVPNGITLPVDYQGRSTGEAFVQFSSKEIAEKALGKHKERIGHRYIEIFRSSKGEVRAYHDPPRRLMGQRPGPYDRPMGGGGRTGYGGGPGPMRGDMFDRSRRGSSYGGGYGNFDDYGYNDNYGYGRDAYGHNSRGGGMMDRGMGGSMGSRGYGGAGDAGPLFQNGTGHYVHMRGLPFRASEGDVADFFSPLIPVKINFEYGSDGRLTGEADVEFATHEDAVAAMSKDKAHMQHRYIELFLDSTANMGSGPGGYGNHRMGAMGMGMDHYATGNQGGYGHNSQGMGNSYGNMGNSYGGYGNTGNTRGYGYGGMGASGYSNNPNPNMGMGNLDASMAGWRM